Genomic window (Pseudomonas sp. L5B5):
TCCAGGCAGCCGAGGATGTTCATCAGGGTCGACTTGCCGGAGCCCGAAGCGCCGACAATGGCCACGAACTCCCCGGCATGGATCGACAGGTCGATGCCGCGCAGGACGTCGACCTGCGGACTGTCGCCGCCACCGTAGGATTTGCGGATGTTCCTGAGGTCGATCAGAGGCGTCTGCATTCAACCCCCGCTGCTGTTGGCAGGACCGATCAGCAGGTGATCTCCTTCGTTCAAGCCCTCGAGCACCTCGATTCGCAGGCGATCGCTGATGCCGACCCGGACCTTGCGCTCACTGACTGCGCCATTGTCCGCCACGACTCGGGCAATCTGCTGGCCCGGCGCCTCGCCTTCCTGCAGGGCGGCGATGGGGGCGGTGAGCACGTCCTTGACCGAGCTGGCGACGAAGAACACCTGGGTGGTCATTTCCGCCATCAGTGCGTTGTCGGCGTTGTCCACGTCCAGCAGTACGGTGTAGAGCACAACGCGGCCGCTGCCGCTCTTGCTGGTATTGCTGGGGCTGCCGCCGCCCTGGCTGGTTTCGTTCAGCGGCTTGGGCGGGATCGGCAGGATCTGCCGTACGGTGCTGGTCCAGCGTCGGCCACCGCCGCTCAAGGTGGTGAAATAAGCGCTCATGCCGGGTTTCACATGACCGATGTCGGCTTCGGAGACCTCGGCCCACACCGTCATTGGCGAGAGCTTGGCGATCCGCAGGATCAAAGGGGTCTGCTGCTGGGCATTGAGGGTCTGGCCTTCGCGAGCATCCACCGCCACCACGGTGCCGGACATCGGCGCATAGATGCGGGTATAGCCCAGTTCGGCCTGGTCGCTGCGCAGGCTGGCCTGGGCCTGGCGGATCTGGGCCTTGTACATGTCGATCCGCGCCTGGGTGGCCTTGAGCTCGGCCTGGGCGGTTTGTACGTCCTCGTCGCGGGTCGCGCCGCCGGCAGCGAGGTTCTGCTGGCGCTGGTACTTCTGGCGGGCCAGTTGGTTCTGGGCGTACTGCTCCTGCAGTTGGGCTTGCAGGTTCTCGATGGCGAAGCGGCTGGCATCGAGCTTGGCCTGCTGGGTGGACGGGTCGATTTCCACCAGCAGTTGGCCTTCC
Coding sequences:
- a CDS encoding efflux RND transporter periplasmic adaptor subunit, with amino-acid sequence MKRPRNTRRALLAALCVIPLVAIAAWKFIPSGRDQFTTVQVRRGDIESSVTALGTLQPRRYVDVGAQASGQIRRIHAEAGDAVKEGQLLVEIDPSTQQAKLDASRFAIENLQAQLQEQYAQNQLARQKYQRQQNLAAGGATRDEDVQTAQAELKATQARIDMYKAQIRQAQASLRSDQAELGYTRIYAPMSGTVVAVDAREGQTLNAQQQTPLILRIAKLSPMTVWAEVSEADIGHVKPGMSAYFTTLSGGGRRWTSTVRQILPIPPKPLNETSQGGGSPSNTSKSGSGRVVLYTVLLDVDNADNALMAEMTTQVFFVASSVKDVLTAPIAALQEGEAPGQQIARVVADNGAVSERKVRVGISDRLRIEVLEGLNEGDHLLIGPANSSGG